GTTGGAACTGTCGTGGCGAAGAAAAATACAAAGACTTATTAATGGATATCGGTACCGAAGAAATCGGTCACGTTGAAATGCTATGTTCTTTAATTAGTCAATTACTTGATGGTGCATCACCTGATGACCAGCAAAAAATTGCGCAAGATCCGATGATGGATTCAATTATGGGCGGCATCAATCCGCAGCACTTAATTGTTAGTGGTTTAGGGGCTACTCCAAAAGACTCTAACGGTATACCATGGAATGCCGGTTATATCGCAGCGAGTGGTAACCTGCTTGCAGACTTCCGCGCTAACTTAAATGCAGAATCACAAGGCCGTTTACAAGTTGCGCGTTTATACCATATGACAAAAGATGAAGGTGTACGTACAGTATTCAGAAAAATGCTGGCACGTGACCGTTACCACCAATATCAATGGATGGCAGCTATTAAAGAGCTTGAAGAAAAGAAAGGCGTCGTCGTTCCTGCTTCATTTGCACCGGAAGACGAGTTGGAAGCTCAGCCGCATGCTTATGAACTATGGAGCTTATCTGAGGGTACAGCTTCTAAAAATGGTCCGTGGGCACAAGGTACAGCACCGGATGGAACTGGGGAATTTGTTTTCTTGGATAACCCGGCACCAATGGGACAAGTACCAAACCCGGTCGTACCGCCAACAACGCTACACCATGATATCGATGTAGACAAAAAATTATAATCTACTATAAAAACTGTCCTCGACCTTATATTACCTACAGGTCGAGGACAGTTTTTTATTTACATCATATTAGGTGGTGTGTCGAAAATAGTTGGTGGTGCTGGACGTAAAACAGGAGCCGGTGCAAAAGGCTGCGGGTGTTCCACATAATTGAAGACACCTTCCCCGTCCATACTCGGTCCATGTGCCCAACGTCCGTGTGCACTTTCATTTCCGCGGGAGAAGTTGAATAATGTATAGGCTACTTCACGTTTTTCAAGTTCTTTAGGGAAGGTACTCGGCACAACAATATTTTCCTGAGCCTCTAATTCTTTAATCGCAGCTACCCACTGATTTTGGTGCATTGTATCTCTAGCAAGCAGCCATGAAAACATATCACGTACACCCGGATCTTCCGTTTCATAATAAAGACGCGCTACCTGTAAACGCCCTTGCGATTCGGCATTCAGATTCGCACGGAAATCCGCCAGTAAGTTTCCGCTTGCTGCAATATAGCCCGCATTCCATGGTACCCCATTGGAATCTTTCGGCGCTGCCCCTAGACCAGTGACGATTATATGCTGGGGATTACTGCCTCCTAGAATTGCTGCGATCAATGGGTCCTTTGCAGCCTCATCCAGTGCTACAGGCTCAACACCATCCAGCAATCTCGCAATCATTGTCGAAATCATTTCAATATGTGCAAGTTCTTCCGTGCCTGTATCCATCAGTAAGTCACGGTATTTTTCATTGCCTCTCGTATTCCAGCCTTGAAATAAGTATTGTAGCGCTACCGACATTTCTCCAAATTGACCACCTAGAATTTCCTGCATTTTACGGGCCATAACCGGATCCGGTCTGCACGGCTTGGCTTCATATTGCAGTTCCTTTATATGATAAAACATTCATTCACTCCTTTTATATTTCCTACTATATGCATTTATTTAAAAAATGCTTTAAGAAATATAAAAATGAAAAACGGAACTTGCATTTCGAAAGCTAAAAAGGCGGCCCACAAAATAAGGGCCGCCTTCTTCATATTATTTCTTCACTTCTGCTGTAATATCTGCAAGGAACTGTTCAAAGCTGATTGTTTCTGAATCCTTTGAACCATAGCGGCGGATATTTACCGCATTTTCTGCTACTTCTTTATCTCCAAGTACAAGCATGTACGGGATTTTTTGCATTTGTGCTTCACGGATTTTGTAACCTAGTTTTTCTTCACGGTCATCCATTTCTACACGGATACCAGCTGCTGCTAATTTTTCTTGTACTTCGCGTGCATAATCATAGTGCACTGCGTTTGATACAGGAATAATTGTCGCTTGCACCGGTGCCAACCATGTCGGGAATGCTCCTTTGTATTCTTCGATCAAGAATGCTACGAAACGTTCCATTGTTGATACAACACCACGGTGAATAACTACTGGACGTTGTGGCTGCCCATCTTCACCAATGTAAGAAAGGTCAAAACGTTGTGGCAATAAGAAGTCAAGTTGTGCAGTGGATAAAGTTTCCTCTTTACCAATTGCTGTTTTTACTTGAACATCAAGTTTTGGACCATAGAATGCTGCTTCGTCTTCTGCGATGAAGTAGTCATAGCCAAGCTCATCCATTGCTTCTTTTAACATTGCCTGTGCAGTTTCCCACATTTGATCGTCATCAAAGTATTTCTCTGTGTTGTTCGGATCGCGGTAAGAAAGACGGAATGAGAAGTCTTTTAGATCGAAGTCTTTATATACTTCTAAAATCAGTTCCACTACTTTTTTGAATTCTGCCTTAATTTGATCTGGTCGTACGAAAATGTGTGCGTCATTTAAAGTCATCCCGCGTACACGTTGCAATCCAGATACCGCTCCACTCATTTCATAACGGTGCATTGTACCAAGCTCCGCAATACGGATTGGCAAGTGACGGTAAGAGTGCAGACCGTTTTTGAATACCATCATATGGTGAGGACAGTTCATTGGACGTAAAACAAGTGTTTCATTGTCCATTTCCATTGGAGGGAACATGCCGTCTTGATAGTGCTCCCAGTGACCTGATGTTTCATATAGTTTTTTCGAGCCAAGCACTGGTGTATATACGTGTTTGTAACCTAAAGATAATTCTTTGTCTACGATGTAGCGTTCGATTGTACGGCGGATTGTTGCACCGTTTGGTAACCATAGCGGTAACCCTTGACCAACAGTTTGGCTAGTCATGAATAAATCCAATTCTTTACCGATTTTACGGTGGTCACGTTCTTTTGCTTCTTCAAGCATTTGAAGATGGTGCTTTAACTCGTCTTTTGTGAAGAATGCAGTACCGTAAATACGTTGCAGCATTTTGTTGTCTGAGTTACCGCGCCAGTATGCACCAGCTAATGATAATAGTTTGAACTCTTTTAATTTGCCTGTAGATGGTACGTGTACACCACGGCAAAGGTCAAAGAAATCGCCTTGGTAGTAAATTGATACTTGGTCATCAGCTGGAATTGCTTCAAGTAGTTCTAATTTATACTCGTCGCCAACTTCCTCGTAGATTTTTTGTGCTTCATCACGAGAAACGTTTTTGCGCTCGATTTCGATGTTTTCAGAAATGATCTTTTTCATTTCTTTTTCGATTGCTGGTAAATCTTCTGCAGTAATCGGTGTTGGTGAATCGATGTCATAGTAGAAGCCTGAATCGATAACTGGACCGATACCTAATTTTACATCTGGATATAGACGTTTTACTGCCTGTGCTGTTAAGTGGGCAGTTGAGTGACGAAGGATTTCTAATGCTTCGTCTGATTTGTTTGTAATGATTTCGATTGCACCGTCTTGTTCGATCCCTGTTTTTGCATCGATTAATGTGCCATTGATTTTACCTGCTAATGTTGATTTTTTAAGTCCTGGGCTGATTGAACCTGCAACGTCCAATGTAGATGTTCCCTTGGCGAATTCCTTTACTGCGCCATCCGGGAATGTTAATTTGATCATTTCTGACATGTTGTTGTCCTCCTTTTAAATATTTGAAAGTGATAAAATGCCGTCTTTAAATGCCGT
This genomic window from Solibacillus sp. FSL R5-0449 contains:
- a CDS encoding manganese catalase family protein; protein product: MFYHIKELQYEAKPCRPDPVMARKMQEILGGQFGEMSVALQYLFQGWNTRGNEKYRDLLMDTGTEELAHIEMISTMIARLLDGVEPVALDEAAKDPLIAAILGGSNPQHIIVTGLGAAPKDSNGVPWNAGYIAASGNLLADFRANLNAESQGRLQVARLYYETEDPGVRDMFSWLLARDTMHQNQWVAAIKELEAQENIVVPSTFPKELEKREVAYTLFNFSRGNESAHGRWAHGPSMDGEGVFNYVEHPQPFAPAPVLRPAPPTIFDTPPNMM
- a CDS encoding manganese catalase family protein, whose amino-acid sequence is MFRHQKELQFEVKVERPDPLLAKQVQEVLGGQFGEMSVMMQYLFQGWNCRGEEKYKDLLMDIGTEEIGHVEMLCSLISQLLDGASPDDQQKIAQDPMMDSIMGGINPQHLIVSGLGATPKDSNGIPWNAGYIAASGNLLADFRANLNAESQGRLQVARLYHMTKDEGVRTVFRKMLARDRYHQYQWMAAIKELEEKKGVVVPASFAPEDELEAQPHAYELWSLSEGTASKNGPWAQGTAPDGTGEFVFLDNPAPMGQVPNPVVPPTTLHHDIDVDKKL
- the thrS gene encoding threonine--tRNA ligase — encoded protein: MSEMIKLTFPDGAVKEFAKGTSTLDVAGSISPGLKKSTLAGKINGTLIDAKTGIEQDGAIEIITNKSDEALEILRHSTAHLTAQAVKRLYPDVKLGIGPVIDSGFYYDIDSPTPITAEDLPAIEKEMKKIISENIEIERKNVSRDEAQKIYEEVGDEYKLELLEAIPADDQVSIYYQGDFFDLCRGVHVPSTGKLKEFKLLSLAGAYWRGNSDNKMLQRIYGTAFFTKDELKHHLQMLEEAKERDHRKIGKELDLFMTSQTVGQGLPLWLPNGATIRRTIERYIVDKELSLGYKHVYTPVLGSKKLYETSGHWEHYQDGMFPPMEMDNETLVLRPMNCPHHMMVFKNGLHSYRHLPIRIAELGTMHRYEMSGAVSGLQRVRGMTLNDAHIFVRPDQIKAEFKKVVELILEVYKDFDLKDFSFRLSYRDPNNTEKYFDDDQMWETAQAMLKEAMDELGYDYFIAEDEAAFYGPKLDVQVKTAIGKEETLSTAQLDFLLPQRFDLSYIGEDGQPQRPVVIHRGVVSTMERFVAFLIEEYKGAFPTWLAPVQATIIPVSNAVHYDYAREVQEKLAAAGIRVEMDDREEKLGYKIREAQMQKIPYMLVLGDKEVAENAVNIRRYGSKDSETISFEQFLADITAEVKK